The following proteins come from a genomic window of Aquimarina sp. MAR_2010_214:
- a CDS encoding lantibiotic dehydratase family protein: protein MKLKNPYTFFDQFCLRTPILPLDFYYDLTREQNITIATFKDVWKNDNIREAIFLASPELFSEIEKWLSGQLKDVKKSKRLESSLLKYLSRMSSRCTPFGLFAGCSIGTFGKATAIELANYDKHQRQTRFDMNFLVAFSQKLAKEEAIKKQLLWYTNNSLYKIGDQYRYIEYKYNQYNRREHSIEAVAYAEYLEAIIESARSGKKIKELASLLVDDEITYEEASEFISELIDNQILVSEIEPSVTGDDFLEQLEDCLSQIEGADAILTEIQHYKKFLEQVDQKLGNETVEYLRLSERIAQLETPFELKYLFQADMYTQAQSNQLNIRWGYKLTRALELLNRISSASSETHLQRFKDAFVKRYETQEIPLATVLDTEVGIGYLQHQDANDSTSFLDDLYIPSKPVSGQEMQWTAVQEILNKKLQDIHKENQYTLLLEDKDFEHLELDWSDLPDTMSTIVQIATIDGEEKMIFSSIGGSSAANLLGRFSTGNKNILKHVQDIAAVEQEMYQNQILAEVVHLPESRTGNVIRRATIRDYEIPYLGKSNVPIEQQVAISDLMISVQYGRIVLRSKTLNKEIIPRLTNAHNYSANALPVYHFLCDMQKQGGRSGLGFYWGEVLEKHTFLPRVVYKEFIIEKARWDITTADLPFLKENNEKDKMEMIVAWRAKHNIPVMVQLIDGDNTLLINLENVNSVNMWLDTIKNKKRCRLEEFLFAEEVQSNEQKGIVQQEGMSYTNQFIISMFNKEKLEQERKKTEASKAVEV, encoded by the coding sequence TTGAAACTAAAAAATCCATATACCTTTTTTGATCAGTTTTGTCTAAGAACTCCTATTTTACCTTTAGACTTTTATTATGATCTTACAAGAGAACAGAATATAACAATAGCAACCTTTAAAGATGTCTGGAAAAATGACAACATCAGAGAAGCTATTTTCTTGGCTTCACCTGAGCTATTTTCCGAAATTGAGAAATGGCTATCAGGACAGCTTAAAGATGTTAAAAAGAGTAAACGACTAGAATCTTCTTTATTAAAATATTTATCCAGGATGAGTTCTCGTTGTACTCCTTTTGGGTTGTTTGCCGGTTGTAGTATAGGAACATTTGGTAAAGCTACCGCTATAGAATTAGCTAATTATGATAAACACCAAAGACAGACTCGGTTTGATATGAACTTTTTGGTAGCCTTCTCACAAAAGCTTGCCAAAGAAGAAGCAATCAAAAAACAATTATTATGGTATACCAATAACAGTCTTTATAAAATCGGAGATCAATATCGATATATCGAATACAAATATAATCAGTATAATAGGCGAGAACATTCTATCGAGGCAGTTGCATATGCAGAGTATCTTGAAGCCATAATAGAAAGTGCTAGGTCTGGTAAAAAAATAAAGGAATTAGCTTCCCTCTTGGTTGATGACGAAATTACCTATGAAGAGGCTTCAGAATTTATAAGTGAATTGATAGATAATCAAATCCTGGTGAGTGAGATAGAACCCTCTGTAACCGGAGATGATTTTTTAGAACAATTAGAAGATTGTTTGAGTCAAATAGAAGGTGCCGATGCTATACTAACAGAGATTCAGCACTATAAAAAATTTCTGGAACAAGTAGATCAGAAACTGGGTAATGAAACTGTTGAATACCTAAGGCTTAGTGAGCGAATAGCACAGCTGGAAACTCCTTTTGAGTTGAAATATCTTTTTCAGGCCGATATGTATACTCAGGCGCAATCTAATCAATTAAATATACGATGGGGATATAAGTTAACACGAGCACTCGAACTGTTAAATAGAATAAGTAGTGCTTCATCAGAAACGCATTTGCAACGGTTTAAAGATGCATTTGTAAAGCGATATGAAACTCAGGAAATTCCTCTGGCGACAGTCTTAGATACCGAGGTAGGTATTGGATACCTACAGCACCAGGATGCCAATGACTCCACTTCTTTTTTAGATGATCTATATATTCCTTCCAAACCGGTTTCAGGACAAGAAATGCAATGGACAGCGGTACAAGAAATTCTAAACAAGAAATTACAAGATATACATAAAGAGAACCAGTATACACTATTACTCGAAGATAAGGATTTTGAGCATCTCGAATTAGATTGGAGTGATTTGCCCGATACTATGTCTACGATCGTTCAAATTGCAACGATTGATGGTGAAGAAAAAATGATATTTTCTTCAATAGGGGGATCCTCTGCGGCAAATCTGTTAGGGCGGTTTTCTACCGGAAATAAGAATATTTTAAAACACGTACAGGATATTGCAGCTGTAGAACAAGAAATGTATCAAAATCAGATCCTGGCCGAAGTCGTTCATTTACCAGAATCCAGAACGGGTAATGTGATTCGAAGGGCAACGATACGGGATTATGAAATTCCATATTTAGGAAAATCTAATGTGCCCATAGAGCAACAAGTAGCGATATCAGATTTGATGATATCAGTGCAATATGGTCGTATTGTATTACGCTCCAAAACACTTAATAAAGAAATTATTCCTCGCCTAACCAATGCTCATAATTATAGTGCCAATGCATTACCTGTATATCATTTCTTATGTGATATGCAAAAACAAGGCGGCCGATCAGGTCTTGGGTTTTATTGGGGAGAAGTGTTAGAGAAGCATACCTTTTTACCCAGAGTGGTATATAAAGAGTTTATCATAGAAAAAGCCAGATGGGATATTACTACGGCTGACTTGCCTTTTTTGAAAGAGAACAATGAAAAAGACAAAATGGAAATGATAGTTGCCTGGAGAGCAAAACATAATATTCCTGTGATGGTACAATTGATTGATGGAGATAATACCTTATTAATCAATCTAGAAAATGTCAATTCGGTAAATATGTGGTTAGATACCATAAAAAATAAAAAGAGATGTAGACTAGAGGAGTTTTTATTTGCTGAAGAAGTGCAGTCTAATGAACAAAAAGGTATTGTACAACAAGAAGGTATGAGTTATACCAATCAATTTATAATCTCGATGTTTAATAAAGAAAAACTGGAACAGGAAAGAAAGAAAACTGAAGCATCAAAAGCAGTTGAGGTATGA
- a CDS encoding regulatory protein RecX gives MYKNPITSITVAEALRKMEHYCAYQERCHKDVEDKLRTMKLIPEAKEKIIIHLLDQNFLNEERFAKAFARGKFNIKKWGKQRIVRELKFRNISPYNVKTALKEIPEKDYLETFHKLAEKKYNTLTEQDKNKKRKKLVDYLLYRGWETHLVYEKVNEFF, from the coding sequence ATGTATAAGAATCCCATTACATCAATAACTGTAGCTGAAGCATTACGAAAAATGGAACATTATTGTGCTTATCAAGAACGTTGTCATAAAGATGTAGAGGATAAACTAAGGACGATGAAACTTATTCCTGAGGCTAAAGAAAAAATCATTATACATCTTCTGGATCAAAATTTCCTTAATGAAGAACGTTTTGCCAAAGCCTTTGCTCGAGGAAAATTTAACATCAAAAAATGGGGTAAACAACGTATAGTTAGAGAACTTAAATTTCGTAACATCTCACCGTATAATGTAAAAACGGCACTTAAAGAAATACCTGAAAAAGATTATCTTGAGACTTTTCACAAACTTGCCGAAAAAAAATACAATACTCTTACCGAGCAAGACAAAAACAAGAAACGCAAAAAACTTGTAGATTATCTTTTATATCGAGGCTGGGAAACACATCTGGTTTATGAAAAAGTAAATGAGTTCTTTTAA
- a CDS encoding S41 family peptidase, whose amino-acid sequence MNLHSSIKNLKRCFLFLSVILFMACQSDDDQPQPEKTINGFWLAEDKGYLIEITDKKKVLYGVNSVGCTIIEDNFVPEESFGVSLNLVSPDKLIGVPELSASNIEFNRLSNQNEFCLPDQIANTKDPKVNFDHFWNIFNDYYAFFETRNVDWSQYKNLREQVTSENFYETLEELVFLLKDGHVAIDDEANNVAIDAGSPSLISRLNSGLSGDLIIESQEDYNMLYSQKLQTIVSKYLNNKVEVDENGKIAWGLIGSDIAYINILGMEGYASTAKNELETLNSVLDKIMNDLKKSAVSKLIIDVRFNGGGYDMVSVNIASRFLDQERLAFSKKARLGDGFTKSTSINVTPKGDFQFTGDIMLLTSPLTASAAEIFTLCMKDLPYVTIMGDNTNGVFSDILVHTLPNGASVGLSNEVYSDANGKIYEAIGVGPSEENRVPLFSNSDFIDEKDSGIDLATELLNK is encoded by the coding sequence ATGAATTTACACAGCAGTATCAAAAATTTAAAAAGATGTTTTTTATTCTTATCCGTGATTTTGTTCATGGCCTGTCAGTCTGATGATGATCAACCTCAACCAGAAAAAACTATAAATGGCTTTTGGTTAGCCGAAGACAAAGGGTATCTCATTGAGATTACAGACAAAAAAAAAGTGTTGTATGGTGTAAATTCGGTTGGATGCACTATTATAGAAGATAATTTTGTGCCAGAAGAATCTTTTGGTGTAAGTCTAAATCTTGTTAGTCCTGACAAATTAATAGGAGTACCGGAGCTTAGTGCATCAAATATTGAGTTCAATAGATTGTCAAATCAAAATGAGTTTTGTCTTCCTGATCAGATTGCAAATACTAAAGATCCAAAAGTTAATTTTGATCATTTCTGGAATATTTTTAATGATTATTATGCTTTTTTTGAAACAAGAAATGTAGACTGGTCACAATACAAGAATTTAAGAGAGCAGGTAACCTCAGAGAATTTTTATGAAACTCTAGAGGAGCTAGTTTTTCTTTTGAAGGATGGGCATGTCGCTATTGATGATGAGGCTAATAATGTTGCGATCGATGCTGGTTCGCCTAGTTTAATTTCTCGATTAAATTCAGGTTTAAGCGGAGATCTAATTATTGAATCCCAAGAAGATTATAATATGCTTTACAGCCAGAAATTACAAACCATAGTATCAAAATATTTAAATAATAAAGTTGAGGTTGATGAAAATGGAAAAATAGCATGGGGGTTGATTGGTAGTGATATTGCATATATCAATATTTTAGGAATGGAAGGTTATGCTTCTACTGCAAAAAATGAGTTAGAAACATTAAACTCAGTATTAGATAAAATAATGAATGATCTTAAAAAATCTGCAGTTTCTAAATTAATAATTGATGTTCGATTTAACGGTGGAGGGTATGATATGGTTTCAGTGAATATTGCTTCACGATTTTTGGACCAAGAGCGATTAGCATTTTCTAAAAAAGCGAGATTAGGTGACGGTTTTACAAAAAGCACATCAATAAATGTGACTCCCAAGGGTGATTTTCAATTTACTGGAGATATTATGTTACTTACAAGCCCTTTAACGGCAAGTGCAGCAGAGATTTTTACACTTTGCATGAAAGATTTACCGTATGTAACTATAATGGGTGATAATACAAATGGAGTTTTTTCAGATATTTTAGTACACACTTTACCAAACGGAGCTTCAGTAGGGTTGTCTAATGAAGTGTATAGTGATGCGAATGGAAAAATTTATGAAGCTATTGGGGTGGGTCCTAGTGAAGAGAATAGAGTTCCACTATTCTCGAACAGTGATTTTATTGATGAAAAAGATAGTGGAATAGACTTGGCGACAGAATTATTAAACAAATAG
- a CDS encoding AraC family transcriptional regulator: MNAVSSLLIISASQGVIFGLVILISPFFRSKTNNYLSYAILIVSLLMLNVYLDDIAVFIKYPKVKVLYDIEWIFLFPVFFFIYFLKSINHDLEKSKKLYWLYTPFMLSVIINVVFNLEYAYKWYAYTWEHKGFVYKMIFDIQELGYYSFNFILVIWSYKILKEKKYSTHPNTKWLKKLCVWIFLLIISWILIDIADMIFNIGYEIGISIICTGTSVFVFWVVYYGVYTLKLTNDKNDILLVNPTEILDKRQQKELTNPDTSFSEDNIYFQKLKNLLQKDCIYRDPNLSQEMIAKLLNISSGYLSQIVNDITKKNFTIYINSYRVKEVKCMILNTEFDKYSLLAIGLEAGFKSKTTFYTSFKKETGLTPSQFRSKNKKVPNF; this comes from the coding sequence ATGAACGCTGTAAGTTCTTTATTGATAATTAGTGCTTCTCAAGGGGTCATTTTTGGTTTGGTTATTTTAATTTCTCCATTTTTTAGAAGCAAAACCAATAATTATTTGAGCTATGCAATATTGATAGTTTCTTTATTGATGCTCAATGTTTATCTTGATGATATAGCGGTGTTTATTAAATATCCAAAGGTTAAGGTATTATACGACATCGAATGGATATTTTTATTTCCAGTTTTTTTCTTTATTTATTTTTTAAAATCAATCAATCATGATTTAGAAAAAAGCAAGAAGCTATATTGGTTGTACACACCTTTTATGCTTTCTGTTATCATTAATGTGGTTTTTAATCTGGAATATGCCTATAAATGGTATGCTTATACATGGGAACATAAGGGTTTTGTGTACAAAATGATTTTTGATATTCAAGAATTAGGCTATTATTCATTCAACTTCATTCTTGTTATTTGGTCTTATAAGATTCTTAAAGAAAAAAAATATTCAACTCATCCTAATACTAAATGGCTGAAAAAATTATGTGTTTGGATATTTCTTCTGATCATATCTTGGATATTAATAGATATTGCTGATATGATTTTTAATATAGGTTATGAAATCGGAATATCTATTATATGTACAGGTACTTCAGTATTTGTTTTTTGGGTTGTGTATTATGGAGTTTACACATTAAAACTTACCAATGATAAAAATGATATTTTATTAGTTAATCCTACAGAAATTCTTGATAAAAGACAACAAAAAGAGCTAACGAATCCAGATACTTCATTTTCAGAAGACAACATATATTTTCAAAAGTTAAAAAACCTTCTTCAAAAAGATTGTATTTATCGTGATCCAAATCTGAGTCAAGAAATGATAGCTAAGCTATTAAATATAAGTTCGGGTTACTTATCACAGATTGTAAATGATATTACAAAAAAGAATTTTACGATATATATTAATTCCTATAGAGTTAAAGAAGTTAAGTGTATGATTCTTAATACAGAATTTGATAAGTACAGCTTATTAGCCATAGGACTAGAAGCAGGATTTAAATCCAAAACCACATTTTACACTTCGTTCAAAAAAGAAACAGGATTGACACCTAGTCAATTTAGATCTAAAAACAAAAAGGTTCCGAATTTTTAA
- a CDS encoding cupin-like domain-containing protein, which yields MKLDLEQIPRVKTITKEEFLKKYVVPQKPVVIERLIVDWPAYEKWDLSYINDIAGDKTVPLYDDRPISSEHKFNEAHTSMRMSEYLNLLEKGSTNYRIFLYNLLKEAPQLQKDFRYPVEIGLKFMKKLPFLFFGSSGSKVFMHYDIDLANILHFHFHGEKQCILFPPSETKYLYKVPHSLLSHQGIDYTNPDFEKWPALKHAKGYIANLKHGETLYMPEGYWHQMTYLTPGFSMSIRSAPQGIIQFSKACYNVFFMRYLDNFMRKTRGEKWINYKNNEAIRKTNKRNA from the coding sequence GTGAAATTAGATTTAGAACAAATACCAAGGGTAAAAACAATTACCAAAGAAGAATTTCTTAAGAAATATGTTGTACCACAAAAACCAGTTGTAATTGAAAGGTTGATTGTGGATTGGCCAGCGTATGAAAAATGGGATCTTTCTTATATCAATGATATAGCAGGTGATAAGACCGTTCCTTTATATGATGACAGACCGATTTCATCTGAGCATAAATTTAATGAAGCTCATACCAGTATGAGAATGAGCGAATATCTTAATCTACTTGAAAAAGGATCTACCAATTATCGTATTTTTTTATATAATTTACTAAAAGAAGCGCCTCAGCTTCAAAAGGATTTCAGGTATCCAGTAGAGATAGGATTGAAATTTATGAAAAAACTTCCATTTTTGTTTTTTGGAAGTAGTGGATCTAAGGTGTTTATGCATTATGATATAGATTTAGCAAACATTCTTCATTTTCACTTTCATGGAGAAAAACAATGTATATTATTTCCTCCTTCAGAAACAAAATATTTATACAAAGTGCCACACTCATTGCTGTCTCATCAAGGAATAGATTATACAAATCCGGATTTTGAAAAATGGCCTGCATTGAAGCATGCCAAAGGGTATATTGCAAATTTAAAACATGGTGAAACATTGTATATGCCCGAAGGATATTGGCATCAGATGACGTATTTAACTCCAGGGTTTTCTATGAGTATTCGTTCTGCACCTCAAGGGATTATTCAGTTTTCTAAAGCTTGTTATAATGTGTTTTTTATGAGATATCTGGATAATTTTATGCGAAAAACCAGAGGAGAAAAGTGGATCAATTATAAAAATAATGAAGCAATAAGAAAAACCAATAAAAGAAATGCTTAG
- the bioB gene encoding biotin synthase BioB, whose product MSVIRHDWTKQEILDIYNTPMMDLLYKAATIHREYHDPNVVQVSTLLSIKTGGCPEDCGYCPQAARYHTDIEGNDLMSVQQVKAQALRAKSSGSSRVCMGAAWRNVKDGPEFENVLEMVRTINKLDMEVCCTLGMITENQAQRLAEAGLYAYNHNLDTSEEYYKEVISTRGYEDRLKTIDNVRKTNVTVCSGGIIGMGEEISDRAGMLAALSKLNPQPESVPINALVAVEGTPMEEEKPVEIWDMIRMVATTRIVMPKTQVRLSAGRTEMSREGQAMCFFAGANSIFAGDKLLTTPNPDVNKDMEMFKTLGLNPQKPFVKKAQPETIEAENSKFDSLEEKPKWSRPDHTIERNETAKQKAKGIIADK is encoded by the coding sequence ATGAGCGTTATTAGACACGATTGGACCAAGCAAGAGATTCTTGATATTTACAATACACCTATGATGGATTTACTGTATAAAGCAGCAACTATTCATCGCGAATATCATGACCCAAATGTTGTACAGGTATCTACCCTGTTATCTATTAAAACAGGAGGATGTCCTGAAGATTGTGGATATTGCCCACAAGCAGCCAGATATCATACCGATATTGAAGGTAATGACCTAATGAGCGTACAACAAGTAAAAGCACAAGCACTTCGTGCAAAATCTTCTGGAAGCTCTAGAGTATGTATGGGAGCTGCTTGGCGTAATGTTAAGGATGGCCCAGAATTTGAAAATGTACTGGAAATGGTTCGTACGATCAATAAACTTGATATGGAAGTGTGCTGTACTTTGGGTATGATTACCGAAAATCAAGCACAACGATTAGCAGAGGCAGGACTATATGCTTATAACCACAATTTAGATACTTCAGAAGAATATTATAAAGAAGTAATCTCTACAAGAGGTTATGAAGATCGTTTAAAAACAATTGATAATGTTCGTAAAACTAATGTAACTGTCTGTAGTGGAGGTATTATTGGTATGGGAGAAGAGATAAGTGATAGAGCCGGAATGTTGGCAGCATTATCAAAATTAAATCCTCAACCCGAATCGGTACCTATAAATGCATTGGTTGCTGTAGAAGGGACACCAATGGAAGAGGAAAAGCCTGTGGAGATATGGGATATGATTAGAATGGTAGCTACTACCAGAATTGTTATGCCAAAAACACAAGTACGATTATCTGCAGGAAGAACCGAAATGAGTAGAGAAGGACAAGCAATGTGTTTCTTTGCTGGAGCAAATTCTATTTTTGCCGGAGATAAATTACTAACAACTCCTAATCCAGATGTAAATAAAGATATGGAGATGTTTAAAACATTAGGACTTAATCCGCAAAAACCATTTGTTAAAAAGGCTCAGCCAGAAACGATTGAAGCAGAAAACTCTAAATTTGATTCTTTAGAAGAGAAACCCAAATGGTCAAGACCAGATCATACTATCGAAAGGAATGAAACCGCAAAACAGAAAGCTAAAGGAATAATAGCAGATAAATAG
- a CDS encoding alpha/beta fold hydrolase translates to MKTQTTLFLVSLILLFSAHAQETIHDEFESQLININGYKINVETKGKGNPIVFIAGGPGNSHDYMQGNFGKYHKNRQVVFFDGLGRGLSDDAKDIKEYSIQGDVETLEGIRKALQLSKWTVVGHSYGTVVAQAYALKYPQYTEKMILINGFHSGLMWQANCDSYNHYAKTHFPEKWKVVDSLRSEGFVSSDSEFSKVYGDFPTKYIYYHNTELRQPVPKEVKRSWNSDVYYTIVGRDADFHVTGDMGDIDFRRELKKIQSPTLIIAGRYDGVSTPEFAIQYKTYMPKAEFVMFEKSGHNPYLEEPEKFFKLFERFLEIKH, encoded by the coding sequence ATGAAAACACAAACCACTCTTTTTTTAGTAAGTCTTATCTTACTTTTTTCGGCCCATGCGCAAGAAACTATTCATGATGAGTTTGAATCTCAGCTAATCAATATAAATGGATACAAGATTAATGTAGAAACTAAAGGTAAAGGAAATCCAATAGTATTTATTGCAGGAGGACCCGGAAATTCTCATGATTATATGCAGGGTAATTTTGGGAAATATCATAAAAATCGACAAGTGGTTTTTTTTGATGGTTTGGGGAGAGGACTTTCTGATGATGCCAAGGATATCAAGGAATATTCTATACAAGGTGATGTAGAAACGCTAGAAGGTATTAGAAAAGCGTTGCAGTTGTCTAAATGGACAGTAGTAGGACATTCTTATGGTACCGTAGTTGCTCAAGCCTATGCCTTAAAATACCCTCAATATACAGAGAAGATGATATTGATTAATGGGTTTCATAGTGGGTTAATGTGGCAGGCAAATTGCGATAGTTATAATCATTATGCCAAGACACACTTTCCAGAAAAATGGAAAGTAGTTGATTCATTACGATCAGAGGGATTTGTATCTAGTGATTCAGAGTTTTCGAAAGTATATGGAGATTTTCCAACAAAATATATATACTATCATAATACAGAATTAAGACAACCTGTACCTAAAGAAGTAAAACGTTCATGGAACTCTGATGTGTATTATACCATTGTTGGTAGAGATGCTGATTTTCATGTTACGGGTGATATGGGAGATATAGATTTCAGAAGAGAGTTAAAAAAAATACAATCGCCGACTTTAATCATTGCCGGGCGTTATGATGGGGTATCTACTCCAGAATTTGCAATACAGTATAAAACCTATATGCCTAAGGCCGAGTTTGTAATGTTTGAAAAAAGTGGCCATAACCCATATCTGGAAGAGCCAGAAAAGTTTTTTAAACTGTTTGAGCGTTTTTTAGAGATAAAGCATTAA
- a CDS encoding beta-ketoacyl synthase N-terminal-like domain-containing protein, whose protein sequence is MQQKISITGISSISPLGVSSGDIWKAYKDPSHRISFKDFEGEQAPIALLSQHAKQKIKELRAESSHYEALDDSVLFGVFAARQAVKNAGWHGDRNFGINIGSSRGATGLFEKYHQEFLKNGKSSTLSSPTTTLGNISSWIAHDLQTSGPEISHSITCSTALHAVLNGVAWLQSGLADQFLVGGSEAPLTPFTIAQMKALKIYASNDKVAYPCQAMNWDKKRNSMFLGEGAAIACLEKGVKENALALIGGIGYATEPLKHNISISTEADCFQKSMKLALGKTPADEVDAIVLHAPGTAKGDLAEYNAIKAVFKDSLPALTTNKWKIGHTFGASGILSLELAVLMLKHQEFIPVPFVTYDKLPKQLNKIIVNAVGFGGNAVSILLERL, encoded by the coding sequence TTGCAACAAAAAATATCAATAACAGGAATTTCTTCTATATCTCCATTGGGAGTTTCTTCTGGCGATATATGGAAAGCATATAAAGATCCATCACATCGTATCTCTTTTAAAGATTTTGAAGGAGAACAAGCCCCGATTGCATTACTTTCTCAACACGCGAAACAAAAAATAAAAGAATTAAGAGCAGAGAGTTCTCATTATGAGGCATTGGATGACTCTGTTCTTTTTGGTGTTTTTGCCGCCAGACAAGCAGTTAAAAATGCTGGATGGCATGGAGATCGTAATTTTGGAATTAATATAGGTTCTTCTCGTGGTGCAACAGGGCTTTTTGAAAAATACCATCAGGAATTTCTGAAAAATGGTAAATCGTCTACATTAAGTTCTCCTACGACTACACTCGGAAATATTTCATCATGGATTGCTCATGATTTACAAACCAGCGGACCAGAGATAAGTCACTCGATTACATGTTCTACAGCATTACATGCAGTGCTTAATGGTGTTGCCTGGTTGCAATCGGGTTTGGCAGATCAATTTTTGGTAGGCGGAAGCGAAGCCCCATTAACGCCATTCACTATTGCACAAATGAAAGCCCTTAAGATATATGCTTCGAATGATAAGGTGGCATATCCATGCCAGGCAATGAATTGGGATAAAAAAAGAAATTCTATGTTTCTTGGTGAAGGTGCTGCTATTGCATGTTTAGAAAAAGGAGTAAAAGAAAATGCTTTGGCTTTAATAGGAGGTATTGGTTATGCTACAGAACCACTAAAGCATAACATATCCATATCTACAGAGGCAGATTGTTTTCAAAAATCCATGAAATTGGCTTTAGGCAAAACCCCCGCAGATGAGGTGGATGCTATTGTATTACACGCACCTGGCACAGCAAAAGGAGATCTGGCAGAATATAATGCTATTAAAGCTGTTTTTAAAGATTCATTACCAGCTTTGACGACTAATAAATGGAAAATAGGACACACCTTTGGTGCCAGCGGGATCTTGAGTCTGGAGCTTGCAGTACTAATGCTAAAACATCAGGAATTTATTCCGGTACCCTTTGTAACATATGATAAACTTCCTAAGCAGTTAAATAAAATAATAGTAAATGCTGTTGGTTTTGGAGGTAATGCTGTTAGTATTTTGCTCGAGCGTCTTTAA
- a CDS encoding cytochrome c oxidase assembly factor Coa1 family protein has protein sequence MEDHIQQKSWFARNWGWAVPVGGCLTLIVLFFIFLGSLIFGVSELITESTPYKDALVKVNEDEYVVNILGEPIETNGIMNGSLSYKNNTGSADISIPIKGPEGEAKLYVVGTKQNDQWTYREMYVIIDETNEQIDLLGYQQNEYDNENP, from the coding sequence ATGGAGGATCATATACAACAAAAAAGCTGGTTTGCCAGAAATTGGGGCTGGGCAGTTCCGGTAGGAGGCTGTCTTACTCTTATTGTCTTATTTTTTATTTTTTTGGGCTCTCTAATATTTGGTGTGAGTGAGTTAATTACTGAGTCTACCCCTTACAAGGATGCTCTTGTTAAAGTAAATGAAGATGAATATGTGGTAAATATCCTGGGAGAACCTATAGAAACTAATGGCATAATGAATGGTAGTCTTTCTTATAAAAACAACACAGGATCTGCAGATATATCGATCCCTATAAAAGGACCAGAAGGTGAAGCAAAATTATATGTTGTTGGCACTAAACAGAATGACCAATGGACCTACAGAGAAATGTATGTGATCATTGATGAAACCAATGAGCAAATTGATTTATTAGGATATCAACAAAATGAGTATGACAACGAAAACCCATAG